ATGGACctaatagaagaagaaaaatatatctttCTCAACGTCTATTAATACACTTATTTTAGTTCTAATAAAGATTTGTATGAGCTATGccagtaaaaaaaatataaagaatctTTAAtactttcatatatatatatatatatatatataataaataaataaaaaattggccTATAATGAATTTAATTGGGGAATGTGATTGGTGAGGATTATATAATTAACCCAAATTTGTTTGAGAATTAGATAtagtaattatataaaataagtaaatgttGGAATCAAATCTTTCTCAACCAACTCAATCTTTTaggaagaaaaatagaaaactaaCAACTTACTATTAATATTTGTTAATCAAACGTGATTTTAGATTTTCTGCCATTAGCAGACTTCCCAAAATAATACAAAACATTACTATTAATAATGATTTACTGCTTCTTTACATAATACTTGtgtaaagagaaaaagaagctctatttacaattttttcttccttttttctcttttttctttttgtgacaATGATGATGTAGTACATTTTTACAATTCATATACTATATAGTTTTGACAGGATACATAATAGTCACTTAAATTTATCAGTAAATTACTCTTAAATATTTGAACTATGATATGTTACAACTAAACACCTGATAAAGTTTTCCTATTAAGTATTTCCGACTCAAAATTTGGAGAAATAAATTGTGTGTTCTCAAGCACCCATTATGTAAATAAGTTAATCACTTCtcttgattatatatattatcatcaaTAAGTCATAAAACCTCAAGTATGTCCTTATTGAGgctaatatatataattaaagaaggtaaaatatattttatataatcaaCTTATTATTAGTATAATATATGCTTGAGAATACgcacaaaattgattttctaaaattagagtcgaaaatatatatctaataaaattattttatcatattcagGTGTTCAATTAAAACTTATCGTAATCCGAGTATATCTAAGTAAAATTCACTGATAATTTTAAGGGTTATCAATGTATTTTGTCTATATTTTTTACAGtacccccaccccaccctcaccccacTCCCCAccctccccccaaaaaaaaagatgaagttTTTTTACATGAAGAGAGAGGGATGTTAGGGAGATCAGCCATGGTTGTTGACTATCATGGACCAAGGTACCAAGCAAAGtcccttcttcttcaattctaTATACCCATTATTGTCTTTTCCATCAAAAGATTTGTTGTTTCTCTCAACTCTCTTCATTTCTTGGAATTGTCCACTACTATTTTCTGTCCTATAATTGATGTCCATCTGCTTAAAATTACTTACCTGTTAATAACAAAACAAGACATATCTCAATACAAAATTGTGGCGAaatcagaattttcactaagtaacacaaatatttatcatatatacataaaaaaaaatgatccttctcattatatatataatgtaatttccTGATGATCGAAGTTTGGATTAACCTAAAAGTTTcatcttaaaaaaaatttgacctAATTAAAGTACCATTAATTTCAAAACCATGTTATGTACCATCTGATTTACAACCCTTACTACTCCTAGCCTTAGTATGAGTTCGTTCGATTGTAAAAGAGAGATCCATCTTGATGAAAAAATTCACGATAacaagaactcaaaatttaaTCGTTCAATATCTACTCATTCTCCTCTATGTAATTCCCAAGAAACAACATGATCTTGACCTATCATCTGTTCAATTTTAATCTATATACAATCATCCATACTTCTATTATCTTTATATTTCTATTGATACCTAATCGACAacgaaaggaaaagaaaaacaagaatatgatacataaaaataaaaagtagaaaGTTTTGGTTGACCTTTGGACTATTTACAGGTGAGCTAGCAGTGTCTTCCAAATCAGGATCAgaaattttgttgtttcttttttgtttcttcaaatTCAACCTCTTAAGAAATGGTGAACCACTCATAGGAGATTGAGAATTTTGTTTCCATGCAGCATGTGAAGCAGCATCAGAAAGCAAAGAAGGGCTACCAAAAGAATTATTATCATGATCAGATGATGAACTATAGTTATTTTCCCTTTGCTTCATTGAAAAATCCTCTAAATAAGTTGTCCATCCACTTTCTTCAGGTGCATGATCAACATCATCATAATTTGTTTCCATCTCAATATTATTATTCACACATGAATTATTTGGACCTAAATCCATGTGAAAGaagaaactaattattttttcttgaagttGGTTTGAGGGAtatattcatttcatttgtagGGAGGGACTATGTATAAATAAGATGAGAAAAGTTAGTTACTCCCTATGTTCCAAGTTTGGTGATACTTTTCGAATTCCGAGATTCAGACAAGTATTTATTTGAGAGTAATTATTGAATTTGTCAAATTATTGTGACCTGTGTTAGAATGAATTTTAAACGATATAAAGGTTTTATTTATATCCGAATTCAcgattaaaattaaattatttgactctcgaaattcgAAGGGTGTCACCTAAATTTGAACAGAAATAGTAGGAAACAAGAGAAGATAAGTGGGACCCATGATTGTGGAATCTTGTTGTGGGACCAGAAGTTGAGGAAGTTAAAATTCAATAGTTTCTAATTAATATAACACGAGAGACGTGCTGAGAGGTAAAGAAATGTCAAGGGATATTGGTTGACCTTTGTTGTTTAAATGATGCTCctaattaattagatttttatttttttagtttatccACCAAAAAAATAGTACTACGTTTTTATAATTacgaaaaaattaattttgagtgATTTATCTGTGAgttaattactccctccatttatTTTACTTCACCTATATATCAAAAATAGATGTTggattttatttatctattttaatgaatttttttttgtcatactACCCTTAGTCCTGAATAAGtagtcaaatttaaaattttaaatcatcattaataaggttaatttagtaaaatatacttttaattaaaaaaaattaagcgtATGTCAGATCAACAAAGTAATATCATGAAACGGAGAGCGTAAATCCATTGTTGGTTAGCAATTGCCATTGGCATAGACAAAAAGGTGTTTAGCCTCTTGTGGCATTTTGTTCATCTAAAACCATAAAATGAATGATTTATCACGATTCACGGGATGAGATTTGTATTAGATTACTTAGGAAATATAGGTTCAAATTCAATGTGATCACACtattatatttcatttgaaAGAATTGGACAGACAAGAcatgttttctttattaatttgtCTAAGATGTACATGAACACGAAAAAGAGGAATGTTTGTTGGTTTTCTTGAATTTATATTAGATTTTCACTGGCATTTACCTATTTAAAAATGCAAATAttaataccttttttttttattgtttaacaATAGTACTGGTCAGGGCCGTCTAAATCCCTAGGCAACTAAAGTCATCGCTTGGGGCCCCATATTTTTGAGGGCCcccattatttttttactaatatatgtttttttttaaaaaaaaattatatgtatgaGTGCTATGATTTCTACTAAGGAAATTGCACACGAGATTAACATTGAACATGAATTTCAtaagaaacaatttgatgaaaatattgctAACTAAATCACaaagtcatatatatatatatatatatatatatatgctcaCGTAGTAGATCAAGCtatttttcacttcaaaatagatttgaaccaattgaagcatatgaaaatatttttgatttcttatttagtggtaaaTTACTAAGATCACTAGATGATGAgaacttaaaaaatattatcttaaccTTGAACTTTCTTTAACGCATAATAGTTATTTTGATATTGAtggtttaaatttattttatgaattaaatGTGTTCagagaaataatacaagtaAAAGCTATTGATCTAATGAAAACACTCAATCAAATGAAAAGTGttgatttttttccaaataacataatgcttatagaataatgttataTGTTCCTGTAGCCGTTGCCTTAGCCGAAAGTAGTTTTTCGaaactaaaattgattaaatcttatTTAAGATCAACAGTgtctcaagagagattgaatgaattagctatattatcaattgaaaagaaattattaaaacaaatcgATTATAAAACAGTAACTAATGACTTCTCATCTAAAAAACCTAGAAgagtagattttaaataaaaatatatatgatgaaaaaaatatattagggCCTCTTTCTATAGTTTCACTTTAGGCCCCCAATCTTGTTGAGTCGGCCCTGGTACTAGTCCATTATTAACTTGGTACATAGGAGtaatattactccctctatttcatattataaaCATACTTTGTGAGACAAtgcacacttattaagaaaaaaaatattcaaaatcataatttaaactatactttccagtTTCCGCTATTGCCctttaagaaatcataaattcaaCTTTGTAAGTGATGCAGTTTATCTCCTAgaaaatatcaaacttcattaaagaaaaggacaaatatgaagaaaaaaaaattcaaatatccatcttcaactttgaacaattcaattattttaaacaatgaaaaaaaaaacccaaaaatacaattaatgtggaatagagggagtattacaCTActctttgaatatattaaatttaagcATTTGGAAAATGTCTTAGATATTTAATACTTCATTTGTTCCTATTGACATGTCGTCCTTAGTAAAATTAAATGTTCCATAATACTCCTTTCGTTCCTATTTACATGTCTtctttagtaaaaataaatgttaaaatcaACTGCATAAACGACATTGTTCttcctattttatccttaagAGTTACTAGCcttgaaagtatgaatttgaTCAACATAGAAAAACAAAGTAATTAAATCATATtcattggtcaaattaattaagcaaaataaattaattcatgtcCATTTATTAAAAACTTAACTTTAAGATAATACTAAATAAGGGTATAACGATAAACTTGTCTAGTTTCTTAAGGGACGTGAAATCTAAAATGGTGACAATTAAATAGGAACACAGAGAGtaatatttaatagcaagggtaaaatacacataaaaataataaaatatctctTAACTTTTTAAATGAGACagatattaatatgatgaacaAGTAATGATGAACAGAGTAAACATATAGTTATGGCGTTGAAATCACAAGGAATTTGCCATGTTATGCTTTCAATGTTTGCCAAATTTGAACTGCCTGCAGCCGACATTGTTGATTAGAATGAAAGTGACCTAGTAATGGCATCAATATATTTATGAAAGAAAATGGGCATCACTAGTGTTGGAATTACGACCTCCTTAACTCTATAAAGAAACAGGTACTTACTACTTGTTCCTCACTATCTGAAGTTAGCAGTAAACAATTTCGTAAGATAACTCTTTCAAAACTTCATATTATTTGTTTCACCTTCAAATAATACAATGATTACACAACTATGTAACCTATAGAGTTAAAAACTCTAATTCCTAACTACCCAAGACAAAAATCCCCCCAGTTTGTGTCTCCTACAGAGTCTTTCCAAGTTATAACAACTCGTTAGACTCTTCCTACGCTCAAAACTCAAATTGCAGTAAATAACAATTAACTACAATTAACAAAAACCTCTCGCAGCACCACAAGAACCttcaaaaactctctcaaactCTCTTTGACAATGTTTTTTATTTACTCTCAATATTAGTGCGCAAGTTTCTCCAAAGAAACTattaccctatttatagatcaCGCTTACACAAGCCTTGTTCAAGTCGAACTTGTCTTCACCGCCTTAAAGCCTTGTTCAACTCGAACTCGACTTCCTACTTAACTTGGTTTTgtctttatttcctttttgtaTTCTTCAGTCACGCCTCTAACTCCTTCTTTACTTATGCTTCCTACTTTGTCTAGTTTTCCTATTTGATTAAGAAAACTATCTCGCTTGCGAACTCCTTCTCGTATGAACCTTAGATGAATGTTGTATCATATTATCACAACATGTTCTATGCGCTTTGACATTCTTCAAAAACACAGAGCTCCTAACAAATTCCCCCTTTTTTACTATGGCAAATTTTTCAAGCTTTGTATTGAAAACTGCTTGCATTTGAACAGACTTGCATTTGAAATGGTGAACACAAATAATTATGCACGCAtcttcccccttttgacattAGACAAAAACTGGAAAGAAAGACCTATACATCATAACAAACCATAACCAAGAAAACTACCAACTTAGGCATTAGTTACACAACAGAATTAAGCAACAACAGAAAACAATATCCACCAAAAAGTCAGAAATGCACACTTTAGtcttaaaaaaacaaaacacatCACCTGCACAATTAGATTAGTGTGGAATCAAAAGAAGGCACAAGGGAGGATGAGAATGAGGAACCCTTAGATaacaactcaaagatactcTTCAGATGCCCTGAATTGATATTCCGTTCATTGTGCAAAGCAACCTGAGTCTGAGCTAGTTCGTCCTTCACTTTATAGTTCTCAGCAATCAACTTCTCGCGTTCCAACTCATGAGTAATTCGAAGCTGATCCAATTCTGCAGAGTGAGCCACTCATAAAGCATCCAGTTCCTTATCCTTGGCAGTAAGAGAAGCTTTTAAACGTTGCACTGGTGCATTTGCCCCTCTCTTTGTAGCAGGTATAGTTTCATGATCCACAACCCCCAATACATCCTTAATGGTTTGAATCTGCCACTCTTTAACAGGAACACCAAAATGTTCAAACACCATACCAAGCCAGAACCCATACACCAGTCCAcgttcttttttatcaaacacacATAGACCATGTATATGGCTGAGAATAAGGGTAGGTAAGTTAATTTGGATCTTAGATAGCAACAACTCCATAAGAGTGAGATCCAAATAATTTGCCTCCGTCATTTTTTGCTTTCGAGGTAGTACTATTTTATGTACAACATCAAACAACAAACGATGCAAGGGTAGCATAGCTCCTTTATCAACTCTGGTATAATCATTCAATGTAAGATAATTTGAGAATTGGTGACATATTTCAAGAGCAGTGGTGTTTCCCTCTAGAGGTGGCCAATCGCGCTTAACGTAATGACCCCATCCACTATTAGGTACCCCGAGTATAGAGGATAAGATCTCAACATTGAGTGTGAACGAAACACCACAAGCAGTACTTGAAACTGACGAATCAGACCCTGTTGCATTAAGGTAGAACTCCCTGGTTTCTTCTCTACCCATTCTACGCCTATGGGTTCCTTGACTACGTAGTTCAGTCCATCATTGGGCTTGTAAAAGAGCCAGTAATTCACTCATCTCGTCACCCCCAAATCCAGTAATTACCCTACCCCTAATCACATTTCTTCTCCTAAAGGATAGTGCCCTAGCAGAGTCAATTTCATCAGTTTCTTTGGGACCAGATTCTTCTAGTTTagatgtatttatttttttgttttctacttTTCTTGGGTTCAACAATGTCAtcatcatcaatctctataGGATTAGAAGGAACAACAAACTTACTTTGCAGCGGGCGAGTTTTCTTAGTCGATTTAGCAAGAAGCATTGCGTCCCGAGTAAGCTGTACAAATCGAGTCACTCAAATCGAAGCCTTCACTGATGGGTTTGAAGTATGACTTTCATGAGCATCTGGAAGAATCATAGCAATGGGTTGACAAGAGATTATACTCAGGCGTGAACGAAGTCTTTTAGAAACCAGTTGGACCACTGAAATATCATCGTCATTATCACAAGAAGAATGAACTTGTTCCTTTGAGGATATTGATTCCCCCTCACTTCGTGCTATCGTTTCGTCTCCTAAATCAGACCTCAAATTCTGGTTTCTCCTTTCCCCCTGAATTGATGCTTCCTCCATGAGAGAATATGCAAGATGGGTTACTCCATAAGAGTCAATATATAAGAGAGCAGGTAAGACAAACGAGATTTTTTgattataaaaaagaatgatagcAAGGTTGGGATTTGACGGGAATGCCATGATTGGAAAAAAGATTTGTGTAATGGTAGAGATGATTAATGGAGATGGGGTATTTTgatagatgaagaagaatgaaaaGTAGAGTAGAGAAAGGCTTTTTTTTTAGGAAAGTGGAAGGGTCTTTGGAGAAGTGAGACAGATGGATTTGATGAGTTGATAGGTGAGATTTGATTTTTTAGCGGTTGTAAATCATAATTTATGACAACAATTTTAATAAGGGAACGGGTAAAGTGTACAGGGCAAGGCATTTTAGTCTTCTTTAATAAGTAAAATGTACATACTTTCTATTGGAGAATAGTATTCCTTGAAGTCCTAATCCCTTGCGTCTCTAATTACCTGAGAGTAGTAGAGTTTTTTTTAGTCACAATTCATTATGAGTATTAATACCCAAAAAGCAAGTAATTTAGGATCACAGTTTGCTCACTGAGCAGAGATGCTTAGGCGATTTTTATCATCCCTAATTCCAACCTGTTTCTTTCAAATTATTCCCTTGCTAATGCCTTAGTAAAAATGTCAACAATTTGTTGTTCAGTGGCACAAAAATTCATGGAGATTAACCCTTTCTCAACGTTGTCCCTTAGAAAGTGATGACGAATgtctatatgttttgttcttttgtgtTGGACAAGATTTTTTGCAATGTTGATTGCACTTGTGTTATCACAGAAAATGGTGACACACTCAATACTAAGACCAAAATCACTGAGTTGTTGTTTGATCCATAGTAATTGAGCACAACATGAGGCTGCTGCTACATATTTAGCTTCTGTTATAGATAATGCAACCGAGTTTTGTTTCTTTGAACCCTAAGAAATTAAGCATGAGCCTAGAAAGTGAGCCATACTTGTGGTACTTTTTATGTCTGCAAGGTAACCAGCATAATCCGCATCGGCATACCCTACTAATTCGAAATTGCTCCCCTTTAGATACCATAGTCCTAAGTCAGTGGTTCCTTTTAAGTGTCTGAGAATTCTTTTAACAACTTGAAGATGAGATTCTTTGGGATTGGTTTGAAATCTAGCACATAATCCCACACTGAACACAATATCAGGCCTGCTGGCGGTAAGATACAAAAGTGACCCAATCATACCTCTATACAATTTTTGTTCCGCAACAGAACTTGTTCCTTCTAAGTCTAGTTTTGTAGCTATAGCTTTTGGGGTATCAATTTGTTTAGCATCTTccattttgaatcttttgagtAGTTCCTTGACATTCTTTTGCTGATGAATGAAGGTACCTGTATGTGTTTGCTTTATTTGAATCCCTAGAAAGTAGT
The DNA window shown above is from Solanum stenotomum isolate F172 chromosome 6, ASM1918654v1, whole genome shotgun sequence and carries:
- the LOC125867737 gene encoding vascular-related unknown protein 1-like, which produces MDLGPNNSCVNNNIEMETNYDDVDHAPEESGWTTYLEDFSMKQRENNYSSSSDHDNNSFGSPSLLSDAASHAAWKQNSQSPMSGSPFLKRLNLKKQKRNNKISDPDLEDTASSPVNSPKVSNFKQMDINYRTENSSGQFQEMKRVERNNKSFDGKDNNGYIELKKKGLCLVPWSMIVNNHG